In Streptomyces violaceusniger Tu 4113, one DNA window encodes the following:
- a CDS encoding alpha/beta fold hydrolase has product MGDESTAGSTAEMATRVAAGATAVSWRRGAGFAGATIGVLAAGAAAGVALERLTVGRGVRRKARLALDAEGPYGTLRGTPGRAIADDGTELYYEVEEVRENAAAPSPRRKRRFGRRTPTPVTMVFSHGYCLGQDSWHFQRSALREVVRTVYWDQRCHGRSARGCSQADGEAISIDQLGRDLKAVIDAAAPEGPLVLVGHSMGGMTMMALAAQFPDLIRERVIGAAFIGTSAGRLGEVSFGLPVVGVNAVRRVLPGLLKALGWQADLVERGRRATADLFAGLIKRYSFGSKDVDPGVARFAERLIEATPIDVVAEFYPAFIAHDKAAALPHFDGRPVLVLAGDKDLITPMEHSEAIAELLPGAELVILEEAGHLVILEHPEVVNGHLTELLSRAVDGAGDRAKWGVSG; this is encoded by the coding sequence ATGGGCGACGAGAGCACGGCCGGCAGTACGGCAGAGATGGCGACGAGAGTCGCGGCGGGGGCCACAGCCGTGAGCTGGCGCCGGGGCGCCGGATTCGCGGGAGCCACGATCGGCGTGCTCGCGGCGGGGGCGGCCGCGGGCGTCGCGCTGGAGCGGCTGACGGTCGGCCGCGGCGTACGACGCAAGGCGCGCCTCGCACTGGACGCCGAGGGCCCTTACGGCACCCTGCGCGGCACTCCGGGCAGGGCGATCGCCGACGACGGCACCGAGCTCTACTACGAGGTCGAAGAGGTGCGGGAGAACGCCGCCGCGCCCTCGCCGCGACGCAAGCGGCGGTTCGGGCGCCGCACCCCCACCCCCGTCACCATGGTCTTCAGCCATGGCTACTGCCTCGGCCAGGACTCCTGGCACTTCCAGCGCTCAGCGCTGCGCGAGGTGGTCCGCACCGTCTACTGGGACCAGCGCTGCCATGGCCGCTCGGCGCGCGGCTGCTCCCAGGCGGACGGCGAGGCGATCAGCATCGACCAGCTCGGCCGCGATCTGAAGGCGGTCATAGACGCGGCCGCGCCCGAGGGCCCGCTGGTGCTGGTCGGCCACTCCATGGGCGGGATGACGATGATGGCGCTCGCCGCGCAGTTCCCCGACCTGATCCGCGAACGCGTGATCGGCGCGGCCTTCATCGGCACCTCGGCGGGCCGGCTGGGCGAGGTCAGCTTCGGCCTCCCGGTGGTCGGGGTGAACGCGGTGCGGCGGGTGCTGCCGGGGCTGCTCAAGGCGCTGGGCTGGCAGGCCGACCTGGTCGAGCGGGGGCGGCGGGCGACCGCCGATCTCTTCGCGGGGCTGATCAAGCGCTATTCGTTCGGCTCGAAGGACGTGGACCCGGGGGTCGCACGGTTCGCCGAGCGGCTGATCGAGGCCACGCCGATCGATGTGGTGGCGGAGTTCTACCCGGCGTTCATCGCCCACGACAAGGCGGCCGCGCTGCCGCACTTCGACGGGCGGCCGGTGCTGGTGCTCGCGGGCGACAAGGACCTCATCACCCCGATGGAACACAGCGAGGCGATCGCGGAGCTGCTTCCCGGCGCTGAGCTGGTGATCCTCGAAGAGGCCGGGCATCTGGTGATCCTCGAGCATCCCGAGGTGGTCAACGGCCACCTGACCGAGCTGCTCTCGCGGGCCGTGGACGGGGCGGGCGACCGGGCGAAGTGGGGCGTGTCGGGCTGA
- a CDS encoding MBL fold metallo-hydrolase encodes MRVRRLGWAGLEIEAGGKRLVIDYVRDLSPLFTGWKPGEGLAVPSGMVTAALVTHLHRDHTDASALANALTPGAPVLRPAPGHGDDVDNVTTLPAERELALHRLAAEVVDAWSARDVGPFRVTAVPSVDGLGDPQLNWVVQADGQRVFHGGDTMFHGYWWRIARRFSPFDAVFLPANGAVVDAPHLQPPSPLPAAMDPRQAAAAAEILDARYAVPMHYETEQPDKIEGYVEVSDPEKEFRTHAGRRAHVLAVGEWLDLAT; translated from the coding sequence ATGCGGGTGCGACGACTGGGCTGGGCCGGACTGGAGATCGAGGCAGGCGGCAAGCGACTGGTGATCGACTACGTGCGGGACCTCTCACCGCTGTTCACGGGGTGGAAGCCCGGCGAGGGGCTGGCGGTGCCGAGCGGGATGGTCACCGCCGCACTGGTCACCCACCTGCACCGGGACCACACCGACGCGTCCGCGCTCGCGAACGCGCTGACGCCGGGGGCGCCGGTGCTGCGACCGGCGCCCGGTCACGGCGACGACGTGGACAACGTGACGACGCTGCCGGCCGAGCGCGAACTGGCCCTGCACCGGCTGGCCGCCGAGGTCGTGGATGCCTGGTCCGCCCGCGACGTCGGGCCGTTCCGCGTCACCGCGGTCCCCTCCGTCGACGGGCTGGGCGACCCCCAGCTGAACTGGGTGGTGCAGGCCGACGGGCAGCGGGTCTTCCACGGCGGCGACACGATGTTCCACGGCTACTGGTGGCGCATCGCGCGCCGGTTCAGCCCGTTCGACGCGGTGTTCCTGCCCGCCAACGGCGCGGTGGTCGACGCGCCGCACCTGCAGCCGCCGAGCCCGCTGCCCGCCGCGATGGACCCGAGGCAGGCCGCCGCGGCCGCGGAGATCCTCGACGCCCGGTACGCAGTGCCCATGCACTACGAGACGGAGCAGCCGGACAAGATCGAGGGCTACGTCGAGGTATCCGACCCGGAGAAGGAGTTCCGCACGCACGCCGGACGCCGCGCACACGTGCTGGCCGTCGGGGAATGGCTGGACCTGGCCACATGA
- a CDS encoding TetR/AcrR family transcriptional regulator: MSPRRSAVEAQATRGRILGRAAEIASEEGLDGITIGRLAEELEMSKSGVHKHFGTKETLQISTLDKAFVDFWHRVVEPALAEPPGLRRLRAVCANSVGYLEAPLLPGGCLMTAALSEYDGRPGLVRDAVAEVWSRWRERLRADLAAAVESGELPAGFDIEQALFEIVAAGLALNAAMQLQHDRAAAGRARRAIERALGQP; this comes from the coding sequence ATGTCACCACGACGCTCAGCGGTGGAAGCGCAGGCCACCAGGGGCCGGATCCTCGGCCGTGCCGCCGAGATCGCCTCCGAGGAAGGGCTGGACGGCATCACCATCGGCCGGCTCGCCGAGGAGCTGGAGATGAGCAAGTCCGGGGTGCACAAGCACTTCGGCACCAAGGAGACGCTGCAGATCTCCACGCTGGACAAGGCGTTCGTGGACTTCTGGCACCGGGTGGTCGAGCCCGCACTGGCCGAGCCGCCGGGTCTGCGGCGGCTGCGCGCGGTGTGCGCCAACTCCGTGGGCTACCTGGAAGCGCCGCTGCTGCCCGGCGGCTGTCTGATGACCGCGGCGCTCAGCGAGTACGACGGCCGCCCCGGCCTGGTCCGCGACGCGGTGGCCGAGGTGTGGTCGCGCTGGCGGGAACGGCTGCGGGCGGACCTGGCCGCGGCGGTGGAGAGCGGCGAGCTACCCGCCGGGTTCGACATCGAGCAGGCGCTGTTCGAGATCGTCGCCGCCGGACTGGCGCTGAACGCGGCCATGCAGCTCCAGCACGATCGGGCGGCCGCGGGCCGGGCCCGCCGCGCGATCGAACGGGCCTTGGGCCAGCCCTGA
- the tsaE gene encoding tRNA (adenosine(37)-N6)-threonylcarbamoyltransferase complex ATPase subunit type 1 TsaE, producing MDVGTRITVTSPDQMRDLGRRLAKLLRPGDLVLLTGELGAGKTTLTRGLGEGLGVRGAVTSPTFVIARVHPSLGDGPPLVHVDAYRLNGGLDEMEDLDLDVSLPASVVAVEWGEGKVEGLAEDRLHVVIQRTVGSDMAVTDAMAADVDDVRDVVVTGVGPRWAGEDLASLAG from the coding sequence ATGGACGTAGGCACGCGCATCACCGTCACCTCTCCCGACCAGATGCGGGACCTGGGCCGCAGACTCGCCAAGCTGCTGCGCCCCGGCGATCTGGTCCTGCTCACCGGTGAACTCGGCGCGGGCAAGACGACCCTGACGCGGGGCCTGGGCGAGGGGCTCGGCGTCCGTGGCGCCGTCACCTCCCCCACCTTCGTGATCGCCCGGGTGCACCCCTCGCTGGGCGACGGTCCGCCGCTGGTCCATGTCGACGCGTACCGGCTGAACGGCGGCCTCGACGAGATGGAGGACCTGGACCTCGACGTCTCCCTGCCGGCTTCGGTGGTGGCCGTGGAGTGGGGCGAGGGGAAGGTCGAGGGGCTGGCGGAGGACCGGCTGCATGTGGTGATCCAGCGGACGGTGGGCAGCGACATGGCGGTCACGGACGCGATGGCCGCCGATGTGGACGACGTACGGGACGTGGTGGTGACCGGCGTCGGCCCCCGCTGGGCGGGGGAGGACCTGGCGTCGCTCGCGGGGTAG
- the tsaB gene encoding tRNA (adenosine(37)-N6)-threonylcarbamoyltransferase complex dimerization subunit type 1 TsaB has translation MLLLALDTATPAVTVALHDGSAVIAESSDVDARRHGELLLPAVHRTLKEAGTELAAVTEIVVGAGPGPYTGLRVGLVTAATFGSALGVPVHGLCTLDGIAYAAGRAGLDGPFVVATDARRKEVYWARYDDARTRVTEPAVDHPADLAERVAGLPAVGAGALLYPAAFADVPPGMPEYQSAGALASLAAEKLARGEELPPPRPLYLRRPDAKVPANYKVVTPK, from the coding sequence GTGCTGTTGCTCGCTCTTGATACCGCCACCCCCGCCGTGACCGTCGCCCTGCACGACGGCTCCGCAGTGATCGCCGAATCCTCGGACGTGGACGCCCGGCGCCACGGCGAGCTGCTGCTGCCCGCCGTGCACCGGACGCTGAAAGAGGCGGGCACCGAGCTGGCCGCGGTGACGGAGATCGTCGTCGGGGCGGGTCCCGGCCCGTACACCGGACTGCGCGTGGGCCTGGTGACCGCGGCCACCTTCGGGTCGGCCCTCGGCGTCCCCGTCCACGGGCTGTGCACCCTGGACGGGATCGCGTACGCCGCCGGGCGGGCCGGTCTGGACGGCCCCTTCGTCGTGGCCACGGACGCGCGGCGCAAGGAGGTCTACTGGGCGCGCTACGACGACGCCCGGACCCGCGTCACCGAGCCCGCCGTCGACCACCCCGCCGATCTCGCCGAGCGGGTCGCCGGGCTGCCCGCGGTCGGCGCGGGCGCGCTGCTCTACCCGGCGGCCTTCGCCGACGTACCGCCCGGGATGCCGGAGTACCAGTCGGCCGGGGCGCTCGCCTCGCTCGCCGCCGAGAAGCTGGCGCGCGGCGAGGAGCTGCCGCCGCCCCGGCCCCTGTACCTGCGCCGGCCCGACGCCAAGGTGCCCGCCAACTACAAGGTGGTCACCCCGAAGTGA